ctttacaAAACCCTCCGTAATGACATAGGGGAACAATACGTGTAATTTCGACATGATCCACAacatttttttagcatttaagaGCAACTCAACAGTAAGTGATTTTCTCAgttatttcgtgtgtgttagcacatatGATTCTAGAATCTCTTTAGTGTAAAGTAATGTGAAGAAAAATTATCCGCAAAGACCTACAAACTTTGTTAGAGTTGTAGAACATTCAAATATGTAATacataaatcaattttttttaaaagaaagcaACTAATGCAAACTTCGACAATGAATATCTAAGATCTCACACTGATTAAGAACATAGtaaaatacaatatttgatgtgaattttagaaTCTCGTGAATCGCCAAGTTTTTAATCACAAGTTGTGCTCCAATACATTTGGTCGATTGCATGTCTGCCTTGACATCGCACatcacttttaaaaaaaattatcagtaTCATTAATTAAAGAATATGATTTACAGTGATtacgaaaaaaataataaagataaaatacaaaaattacAAGCAGGAACAAATCAGGTCATTACCAGGAATAAAGTCAGAGTTGCTACTAATTGAGTATCAAAATTAAGGTAATTGGATGCacttggaaaataaaaataccttCATTTTTGTTtcctatttcttttcttttttcttttatttttcttcttctcttctcttgttTCTTACAACTTTCAGTGCAAGTCACATAATACACTAACAACAAATATATAACCAATGTAATGTGATAAGTGTAGAGAAGGATAGAATGTATGCATGACTATACCCTTGACTTTGTCAGATAGCAAGGGGGACTGTTTCCAAATTCCAATAGACCTCGAGTCAAAAGAGTAAAGTAATTGAAGTATGGATCCAACAAAACACGACAcaaaaatatcaatatataaggCAACTAAAGCAATAGACATGATATGCTCACATTACAGAAAATAAGAAACTACACGATTACTTATAGAAAATAAACATACACAACAACTAGAAAATtgccataaattaattaattatctgcATTGTACTATGTTATCCAAAATTACAAAGCATTTACTTTCCGAGGATCTGTAAGAATGAAGTTCCCAAAATTATAGCCAATGAGATAGACTATTCATGAACTTCATTCTTCAGGTCCTATAAACAAAATTACCATTTGCAATAAACCAAccaaaattttttttaaaaaaataaaaataaaccctCTATCTTTCTTAGGTTgagttttcaaaaaaaatagaaaaaaagaaagaaagattagAGATTAGTTATGTATACATCCCTTGCTAGCTAGATTTTGTGATTAGATAGATGTCTATGAGTCATTCCACATAGTGAAAGTGGGGACCACACCGTGGCAAACCGCCATGGTGCTATTCCTCGAAGCAAGAGCTATAGGAACAGCTGCTGACATCCAATTATTATTGTTGCATGCAGACTCTTGATGATCATATAGAGTACTGACCTTGACTGAGTCGTTAGATGTTGCTTGTTGGGAATGGTAGTAATTACCAAATATGTTCTCATGAATACTACCAAGTTGTAATTGCTTCACTTCATTATCATTCTCTCCACCATATGATCCATTTGCTTGGTTTTCTTGATGAGTAGCTATAATTGAATTCAATTGTGGCAACACAAATCCACCACCACCATGAggattgttattattactagcATATCCAACTCCTTGATGATATGTAACATTATTTTGGTCcattgatgatgatgaagaattATCCAATCCCATTAAATAATTGTGAGCATTTCCCAATTGAAGTGGATGAAAATCTTGAAAAGTCTGACTAGTCAAATTATGATGATGAGGATCAGAAGAATCTTGTACTTCTTGTTTGCACCACAATCTTTGTTGACTATTATAAGGGTTATAATGCATCGCGGTTAAAGGTTGAGGTTGTTGGAGAGTGATGTTTGGCCAACAATGACTTGCACCATAGCTACTAATTGAACCATTCATGAGATGAGTAGTACTACCGATATTTTCTTGACTTACCCTTTGATAATCCAACGCGATTTCAGCTTGCTCAACGTCCTTGAGACGTTTAGCAGCACCTCCGATGGGCAACGTGCTGCTTTCTAGTATGCTTTTTACGTCATATCTATTGATCTCAAAATTGGTCACGGCATTTAGTCCACGGAATTTGATTGCTGCAATGTCATAAGCCTCAGCAGCTTCTTCTTGTGTGcctaaaaacaaaaaaaaaaacaaaattagatGGAAAACACATTAATCTGTCTAAGTTTAAACGAATTGGATTATGACTAACTCATTTATCGAGTACTTTCCTCAACACCGaaatgacctatcaaattattgGGTCAAGATGCAACACAAATTTGAATATGCAAAATCAAATTTCTAGATTGAAAGAACTTAGATAATAATTTAAGTAATTTACATATTATCTCgagttttttctcttctttttttttgaaaaacaaagTAGAGAAAGAGGGGATATTTGAGTGATCATGCTGAGTAGATTGACTTATGACACGTTATTTAGCTCGTTCTAATACAAGCAAGTTTGAACAGgttaaattatataattatttattaattaaacaTATTTTGATCCATTCAGATTCGACTTAGCTCATGCCCATAAAATGGTTTAGGGAAATAATTAGGAGCACTTACTAAAGGTGCCAAGATAAAGATCCTTGTTTCCAGCAACTCTTCCAATTCTTGCTTGCCATCTTCCATGCTGATGGTGCctgttataataataataaaaaaagattaaaaaaaataattaaaaatacaaacCTAAATGACTATTAATACTATAGGGAAAAAAAATCGTGTTTAAAAGTCTGATTCTGATCCCTAAAGGTCATATATGATACCTATACTTACAAGTTATCATATGAAGCAAAATTcgagaaaaaagaaagatttttcggatgatattataaaaaaaaataggagtCAAGAGTATAGTATGAATGACATGAAATTAATTGTATCTTACCTTGTAACACCTCGATAAATCGATGCACCACGAGAGAAACCACTGCTCTTCCTATATTAAggaccaaaataaaataaaattacatgtttatcaataaaattttcttggaaagTTTAATGATGTTTTTATCCCCTTAAAATATATTCCATTAGtgtaatgaaaaaaaattaaaatgtaccTTCTTAAAGATGCTACATATTCCTGCCTAGTCATATGCTTCATTTCTTCAAGCTCTTTCTCATAGTTGCTAATCTGAAAATTTTcacaaaacataaaataaaattaaaaatttatgtacgaaatataagaaagagatgacttttgttgaatttttccAAATCTAGCATTACAACAACATAACATTAAGTGACTATTGAATTCTTAAGCAGGGGCAAGAAGAAACACGTAGGAATATCGACTACTGCATGAGCCATTAATAGTCACCATAAAGCAAGCAACACCTTGTATAGATTGGGTTGTGTTCTCCCATTAAGTAGACAAATTTCCTAAgaaattgaataatttttttagaaaaattaaatGTACTTACTGGGAAATTAGTGGTAGTTGTGGGACCCCAATACTTAAGTGCAGCTAAATCATAAGCACGAGCTGCTTTTTCTTCCTTATCATATCCtcctataaaataaaatcattcaAGTGAAAAATAAATCAGCTACACAAAAATATCATCCAAATAACATTTACAGACACACTTCTTTAAAATGTGGAATTTATGATAAGTGATGATGTAAAAAAATTTTATAACGATAATgtataaaaaatttaacttgCATACATTGCCGGTGTAAAGAAATTTTGCATTAAAGTTTGTTATAGCAGAAAATCCATCTTATTTTCTGGATTATATTCCTAATACCATTTTCTTGTTGGATAATTACGCGTAATTCTCGTTTAAATGACTTGATAatgcttctttttttaaaaaaaaacaaaaaacattcttgatatataaaatataaactcaTTGATAAAATAATGAGTTAGTTGTTAGATAATATTAACATTTTgaaatgtatatatacataaggtaataatTAGAAGGAATTAACAATATAACTTACCCAAATAAACTGCAGCAAGTTTACAAATGTtgaatccatccatcaccatgaaataaaataaagaaaaattgaataagCCACATTCACATTtagtattttgaaaatgaataaataaaaaaatgaaaaaaataatatatatatatatatatatatatatatatagtgggagacaaattaaatgaaatataataaaCATACCTTGCCTTCCTTTTCGAGTTTGTCCCTCTCTTCTACAACTATTATCCCACAAATGTGCCTCATATCTCCCAGTCCACCTATGCCTATATATacactcaaaataatttagattttttaaaaaataaattaattcataCTCAATATCAACTAATAGCACTTAATATATAATAAAGCAAGAGGAAAAATAATGaatgttcttgaaaaaaaatgttCAACAAAGAGAGttctttaaaagaaaagaaaaaatatatttttgagtatatataataatagctcattAATTTGGTGCCATCTTGAATATTGATATTCCCTTAGTAAAGTTAAAGATTCATTActcaagtttttttttgttgttgttgttggtacaaaactataaaaacaaagaaggaaaaaaaaaagtagagtatggaaatttagaaaaaaaagtaataacTTTTATGTGAATGAATAATATGAAGTTAGTGAATGTTcaagatttaatatatatacataaaaaaaactttcaaCTTATATGaacaatattattttgtatatacACAACTTAATATATTGattaagaatatttttcaaCTGACCATCTTTCAATCTATTAAGATAAATGACTTGAAAGGGATGGAATTAAACATTGTATCTTACCTTGTAACACCACGATAGATAGAAGTTCTTTGGCCAAAAGTATCAATAGATTTCTTTGGTACTGCTTCAATTGCACCACTTACTTGTCCCTCAATAGTACCATTATTCCCATTCACAATCTCTTGTTTGTTATTTTCAGATGAACAACTATTCTCTCCGCCTCCACCTCCACCACCACCAGTACTCATAGAAAGTGACAATGATTGTGCATTATTACCACCACCACCCGCTACCGCCACAATATCACCCTCCTTCTTAACATCATATGACGATTGGGTGGTGGTGGTGATAGTGTTAGGGTTGTTTCTCAACCAATTCTTGATCATTGAAAGCCCTATTATATTATTAGCATTATTTTCGCTAATATTACTAGGGGTACTACAATAGATATTGTAATCgcggttattattattattgttgctgctgttgttaGTACAGACTTGTTGAAGCTTTTGTTCACCAATACCAAAAAAGTTCTCAAGCTTTGGTGGTTCTTGATTATTTTCAAGATGTTGACTATTGCATGAATTTGCCATTAGCATAGACATCTCTGATGTGGTCTTGTAGTTTGTATCATGAGAGTTCCAGTCTgcatacaaaaagaaaaacaaaaagtcTCAAATATAGCCAAAAGGAttgaaggttttttttttttaaaaaaaatggaaaatatcCACAAACAAGAACAAGTTGgaatttaacttaaaaagtCATGTTCTTGAGACTTAGAGACAATGAAAGCAAGTAGAAACACTAAACAAATTCAACAACATAACGAAAGTTTAGTGCATCATATTACTTCacaataaaatggaaaatatcCACCAACAAGAAATAAGTATTTAACTTGAAAGAGTCATGTTTTTGATACCATCAAATAGAGAGTGTTTAGTGCACGGTACTATTATTTTTCAGATATTAGTTGTAACCAATATAATTTCAACTAATAGGGTTGATTACTTTTGAAACATAAACACCATCAATATTCTTGatcttttctccttttttttaaacTAAAGAGTTAGGGTTTTTGGTATTTCCTCATTGATATGGAGCCTGAcaaacccaaaaaaaattaaagaaaaggaaaaaatcaaTTAATATAACTCACTCACCTTGTGATTGATGATGATTTCTGTTAAAAGCTTCAAAAATACCAAAAGGGGTTATATTATCATGAGGTACAACATTTAAAGAAGGAAGTACTACTGTAGATTgatcatgatgatgatgagaaGTCATGAGATCAAAACATTCTTGATGTGAACTTTGTTGTGATGTGAGTACTTCTTCATGTGGTGAAAGTGAAAATCCAAGCCAATTGTTCATTGAAGAAGCCAtcaaaactaataaaataataatactatggagtaataattatttttcctaCTAAAAGATCATGCATGAAAGTTGTACTACTAGAAATTAAAAGACTTATATAGACTAATAAGTtctttgaagaagaagaaggggaAGGGTCCAGAAAAATAATATGAAGAGGAATCATTTTTCCTAAAGCATAAGGTGAAGATTTATATGAAACTCTAACTAAAGTTTTTTAAACCCCCCCGCCCCACCAACCCCACTCCACCCCCTAGATACCCCCACCCCACGCCACCCCACCCACCCACCTTCTCTCTCTCCATTTGTTGTTGGTCATAAATGGGGTGCCCTCTAAATGAGGGGCAGTGTTTTCTCCAATCCCAAAAACATCTATAGGGTTCAAAATGAAGAGCAAATATAGGGTTAAATGAGGGGTAGAATTGTAAACAAATTGGCTTTACAAGAAGGATAGTTTTCTTTGATTCCACCCGTTGAAATACTATCCCCCCAcgccaccccaccccaccccaatttaattattgaaaattatactatatattcCCTCCGTCCATTTTTGCTTGGCCCCTATACTATTTTGAGATATCCAACAATACTTGTTCACTTTCTAAAATCAATAGATAATTTACCTATTTCTATCCATTTTACCCTTATTTAATACTACATCAGATTTTTCAACACTTTGAAATTATAAGTCAAAGTTAAACTTTCAAAGTCTAATAAATGATCAACTACACGTCCCTTCATGTCCCTCCATTCCAATATAAATGGAGTATGCTCCTTCTAAACCATGCGTCactttaaaatctttttttttaaagttgggGTGGAAACTTCAATGAGTTTTTATAGTTGACACAATTTTTTTAGTTAGATTTAATTGATCCTAATTATTTGGATGACTTATATTAAATAGGGATAATTTGATGTTACTCTTATTATTTATTGCTCCTTAATCCCTGTGTCAAGTCAATAGGAGCCAAGTAAAGATGGACGGAGGGAGTacttttttttgaataattatgttatatataaaTAGTTGAAACCCTTAACTAGGGGAAATTCTAGTATAGTCGcaaataaattcaaataattattttaaatcacAAGTTCAAATATCAATTATatacgatattttaaatttttaatatttttttacaattcATTATATAAATTCTGACTTCATCGTTGGCCTTTACACTATATACAAATATGACTTGAAATTTAATGCTGCGACAAAATTCTATACATTATCAATCAAAAGAATAATAATCAAAAGTGCATACACGagggaaataatttttttttaaaaaaaaattgtctgcATTTGTGTAGTCTGTTAGTGCATACTACTAATAGTTTATTTTTGGCAAATATcctaatatttatttagttgtATGTAATATTATTTAATCTTCTTGTGATCTTGTGTAATCCAAAGATAGGGCAAAGTGGTATATAGCAAGTTGAGATAGTTGAACCCTAATATGTAGTACTGTTTTATATTCTCCACTTGGTATACATATTAGGAATCTCCTTCGGTGCTCGAATTAATTCAGAATCGCATCGCGTAAGACATAATAATAGAGAAAAATGTTTAATATTTCTTAATTAAATAGtataaattttttatcttaATAGTTAGATTTGAGATCAATAATTAAATGTAATAGGATCATATTCATTCCACGACAATCTTTTGTGatcaataataatttattttttggggaGGGAGGGGGGACATGTGTGATTTCGTAATGTAGAAacaaaaatatagtaatatTCTTTGAACATTCAAAGTGATCTGTATCGAAGTTGCACTCTTATTATACAACttttttaatacatatttatattattGGCTTTAACATATGTGCAACAACTTTATGAAAGTCAttccttgtttttgtataccaAAATCTCTTAAATAGTTTATTATTAGTGTAATTAATAGGCATTTTCCTTCTCTATTATTTGTGCTTGGAACAAGAAATAGAGTTTTTTTTTCACGGTGAATCAATAGAAAATTTgtgtaataaaatataattttttttatttcattcccACTGAATGGGCAAATTGAAAAAACGCATGGTGGATAATAGATGAAATACTGAAAATAgccattgaatttttttttattttctcattgattcaatcaaaatatttatgaaaatagcCAATGAACATTATACAATGAAAAAATAGTGATTTTTAATAGTGTTATCTATGTATCTCCCACTCCATACTTATTTTTCTGCGTAAAAATTATGTGAACAATCATAgcatttataaaataattatttatatatttgtttaagTAATTGATAAACTGGTAAAAATATAATACGTCACATATTAAAACTACAATgataatgtaaaaatatttatactatccatatatatatatatatatatatatatatatatatatatatatatatatatatatatatataacctaaATACTTTTTGATCACTTGGTCACAATTGACAAGTTCATTAATTGTTGGACACTACACTGATTAATTAGTGAAGAGGATATATAAATTAATTGCAAGTTGTGTTTCACTTTAAACAAGATCAGAATTAATTAATGTAACGTTAACCCCATAAGAATGTGATTTCAACAAAATGTAGACTCATCAAAAATATGCTTCATTAATTAGTCCAAAAAATTGCTATAGTTTTACATAAAATTAGAAATTGTTGCCACATTtgtaccaaaaaaaattattgttgagATCCCTAGTTTCTAAGTGGGCCCTCTTGACCACCCACGACCTTGACTTTTTAGAGAATTCCGTTCAAGGTGAAAAAATATAGCAATTGGCAAGGATAAGTAGTTGTATATGTACTAGTTAGGGTGTCAATCTAGTATAGCACTGCAAACAGTACGGTCTGTCGAGCAAAAAGTTAGCTCTTGATCGTGGTGGCGAATGCTGGAAAAGCTAAAGCAAATCAGAAaggatttttctttcaaatcgTACAGTTCGCCTTAAAGCCCTGAGGAGAAGGGAAAAAGCAGTTATCTATGTAATTACGGTCTTTGTTGGCCGTTGTTCCGGCCGAGCACTCTCTTTTCTTTGTCCAATTCCGTCTTACCAAACAAAATTGATTTCTTACCAATCCACGAAGGATTGTGAAGTTGGACCAAGTACGAGGAATGGAATGTCATCGATTTTCGATTGTTCTGTTATATTCATTAGAGGATGGAACTTTTCTGTTGACCTAACTTTTCAGTAAGCGAACCAACtcgaaagaagaaaagagatcAATGATAAattcataatatatttaaatttaaatccTGACTTCATTTTTTATGAATCGTTACCTATATCTTGCTCATTTTAATAATTGAACCAATTtgtttgatataaattaattttattaaaaaaaaaagtggtattgatgcaaaaagaaCACATGTTGAAAGGAAAATAATACACCTAACAAAGAGCAATGCCAAAAACCTACACACAGTGGCAGAGTCACCTTTATTTAAAGAAATGtcaattaaaattctattaCGAAACTCGATCGAAGTCATGAGCGAGATTTGAAGCGTGATTTCCACTTTCTCCCTTGGCTGGCcctcctctttttctctccacACTGAATAATTTAGCAGTTGGACATAAGTCATTTCAGTGTCAGAAATCCTCTTCCTcttcatatataaatataatctgTCCACTGCCACACCCCTTAACCTAACCAACCCAACCCATTACTTTTGATTTAATTTCTTTACCCCTCTTTTTCAAAACCCATAACTTTCTCACATTCTTTTGTCCAGCTGCGGAGTTAGAATTTCGATAATCAGTTAAGTCAAATCTAATAACTTTGAAAATATGTATAGAAAAAAAGATTTGATATACTTCTTAACTTTTGTTATTTAGTGTTGATATACTACTCGTTATAAAAGTGATTCATATATACTCTTATTGTTATACAAATGGCTCATGTATATCCTTACCGTTATAAAAATAGCTCACATTAAAGGGTATATCAGGACATTTTCcctcgtatatatatatatatgttaggtTAAATcagctttaaaatatttttaatttataatatgatATAGTTCAATTTGGATCAAGTCCACATAACTTTTTTCTAAAAAGTCTCATACTATTGAGAGATTTATGAGACTCTATTCGCACATTCAATAATATCCTTATCGAATTAAGTTTCATGTGGTTCATCACCATGATTCAgggatcaatttttgaaattcattgtGTACCACGCCAACATCATTTTACGAGTATTTTATGGCAATCAAAGACTGCAACTAGCTTCTTTTTGTATGTGTGCGTTTCTAAGCTTGTAAGGGGAAGTAAATCGAATCATATATACGAATTCGTTATACTCGTCTTACTGAACATAAGTTCTAATAATAAATGTtcgattaaattaattttaaaatatttttaacaaataTTATTGACTTTAATCATTATTCTATTGTCATGCATGGTGTTATTATAATCATTAAACTGCTCCCCCGCTAGAAGCGGGcgactttttttttttccttcttttaataaaaaataattcatttacATGATACTGACACTTCTTTTAGTTCCCCttttactactattactattttatttttatttttatttttttaaaaaaaaatatttatttagatcATTTCATAGAGACTGAGATACTTTCCCTTTAGAatctttttagtttatttttaggATTTTGACACGTGGCAATACCAAGAAGGATATAGGTTGAAATCGAGAATTTGATAGAATTAGTAGCTTTGATTCAAGCCATATATAAATGTGTCAAAagaattattaaatatatataaaatttaaaatctaatAATTACTATCACTTATGAGGTAACTGTTTTGGATTTTGAACTGATTTAAATTCTGAATAAGTTTTCGTATAATACTTATTAAAATTGATCAAACATGAAGTTAATTAAGGATAATGTGAAATAGTGTGAAGTATACACTTAGTAAAATCAATTTTTGGGTATTCACATGCAACAATTTTCATCAACAAATGaacatatatatgtaattaaaaataattaaaattaaatacataattattgagttgggggggggggggttaaatAAGTGTGTCCCTAAACGAGGACATTAACCCTTATTTTATGGGTGTTGGGTTATTTTAATTCTGAACAATTAGGGACAATTTGGAAGAAAATCTTGATTAATTCCtaaggaattatttcactttctCTCTCAACCTTTATGTGTATCTAATAAGTACaatttcttatttaattctttctctctctttttttcaaaTGCATGAACAATAGATATTTGACTGAATTAACTATTGTTGCAGTCGAAAgtaaaaaaaacattaaatatttttcaaagaagAATACGACTCTAGATAGGAAAGTATAATGGAAGTTGAGGATTAGAGAAGGACGTTAATAGATAGCTATATGTTTTGGTACTTTTTTATGAAAGAGGTCTAGGGCTTGTCTCTTCTTCTTATCGTATTCTTATCTTTGTTATTGCAGTTTCCTTTTGTTCATGTTTTAATTTGAACTGAGAATCTATCGAAAATAATTTCTCAGCCTTATAAATGTAGGAGTAGGGCGACTATCAGAAACCGTCTCTAAATTTGCATATATCCTATTCTTCTAAATTttattgaatatattattattgttattgctattattatttttattaattaatttttttttcaatttttccatttatttttagaaaaagtatattatattatttttttcactttgtCTTAGAAACTGAGTTTCGTTCTTTTGTCCTTTGTATGATggacatatatataatattggtatGAGGCCAACTGACAATATTGGCTAAATATAGTCTCCTCGAATTcgaggtaaaaaaaaaaaaaaaaaaaaaaaaaaaaaaaaaaagaattcgaggtaaaattattaattaatgtcGTCTTTAAATATGAATTCCGGAGATGCTATAAGAAAATATCTTATATTTTCTCATTGaaaatttcctcttttttttttttggttgttatAATAAGAATTTTGAGATAAAATGACAACCCTTCGAAATAAGTTAACCATTTGCCCACATACGATATTTACATCAAATTAATAGAGATATATAATGTGTATGAATATACACAAATATCACTTAACCATAATAACATAACATATAGTTACTATATTAAATCACTTAACTATAATAACTTGCATCAGTTTGATATAAAAATCAGATTACAATATTTATAGCAGTTTGATCAATTATAACACGTTATTACTTCATTCTAAAAGgttttcatatcaatataggTCAACTTAACTtgatagtataatttttttaaaacaaaatttatcgtcaatgcataaaatataaaatattttcgtTCAATAAGAATTAGGTTTTGATTTAATTCCCGTATCAACTCGACATTTAACCTCACTTAGGTTTTAAGGTTATTTTATTGATGCCTCTTCCAAAGAAGTGAATAGATATCTAGCTAGTTAATTGAagggaaaagacataaatttTCTCCGCAGTActgaaaagtcagttacacacttaaactattaTGATAACTtattacacacttaaactacTTAAAAGTGAAACTATTACACACATGAACGCATAACACTACTCTCATAGTATGTGGTGTATTACACTCGCTATCACGTGGAGTGCCACATCATCGTCACgtcaataattataattttttatattttttattttcttttctttattaattaacttttcttttattaactatattttatactaattaactcctaattaattattaactatacattcaattttttatatttttttctttattaattaacttttcttttattaactatattttatattaattagctcctaattaattattaatcacccatccgattttttatatttctattttgttcttttctttattgattaacttttcttttattaactatattttatactaattaaatcttaatcaattattaaccacccatccatttttttttatttttttattttctttattaat
This Solanum dulcamara chromosome 1, daSolDulc1.2, whole genome shotgun sequence DNA region includes the following protein-coding sequences:
- the LOC129886229 gene encoding AP2-like ethylene-responsive transcription factor AIL1, whose protein sequence is MASSMNNWLGFSLSPHEEVLTSQQSSHQECFDLMTSHHHHDQSTVVLPSLNVVPHDNITPFGIFEAFNRNHHQSQDWNSHDTNYKTTSEMSMLMANSCNSQHLENNQEPPKLENFFGIGEQKLQQVCTNNSSNNNNNNRDYNIYCSTPSNISENNANNIIGLSMIKNWLRNNPNTITTTTQSSYDVKKEGDIVAVAGGGGNNAQSLSLSMSTGGGGGGGGENSCSSENNKQEIVNGNNGTIEGQVSGAIEAVPKKSIDTFGQRTSIYRGVTRHRWTGRYEAHLWDNSCRREGQTRKGRQVYLGGYDKEEKAARAYDLAALKYWGPTTTTNFPISNYEKELEEMKHMTRQEYVASLRRKSSGFSRGASIYRGVTRHHQHGRWQARIGRVAGNKDLYLGTFSTQEEAAEAYDIAAIKFRGLNAVTNFEINRYDVKSILESSTLPIGGAAKRLKDVEQAEIALDYQRVSQENIGSTTHLMNGSISSYGASHCWPNITLQQPQPLTAMHYNPYNSQQRLWCKQEVQDSSDPHHHNLTSQTFQDFHPLQLGNAHNYLMGLDNSSSSSMDQNNVTYHQGVGYASNNNNPHGGGGFVLPQLNSIIATHQENQANGSYGGENDNEVKQLQLGSIHENIFGNYYHSQQATSNDSVKVSTLYDHQESACNNNNWMSAAVPIALASRNSTMAVCHGVVPTFTMWNDS